In Spinacia oleracea cultivar Varoflay chromosome 5, BTI_SOV_V1, whole genome shotgun sequence, a single window of DNA contains:
- the LOC130461616 gene encoding uncharacterized protein, with translation MIGIGNGDSTSLWYHHWIGNQPLYNTEGVRISDSKAHWFVSHIIRNGSWYLNDIQHLIPPHIKSLILSYPLSSNSKEQDFIRWIYSKNGCFNIKSAYHLQFNNEHATTSNNIAWQKIWRIMSPYKYKMLLWNSAHQILPVAVNLNRFLPQISPTCSRCHLHAEDHIHLFRDCPKSSILWSYIFQRLWSASKFNFNSFYNSDWTESIIFNLNNSMKWKNIFITAVWQIWLSRNRAVFYLKMKSALSLYNAFYVDWSFANICSQGKELGANQVPGLTKKTWFPPKEGVMKLNVDGAWKSDAVSGGGGVFQKIHWFLVCGILQ, from the coding sequence ATGATTGGGATTGGAAATGGGGATAGTACTTCCCTTTGGTACCATCATTGGATTGGTAATCAGCCTTTGTATAATACTGAAGGGGTTAGAATTTCTGACTCTAAAGCTCATTGGTTTGTGAGCCATATTATCCGAAATGGGTCTTGGTATTTAAATGACATTCAACATCTCATTCCTCCACATATCAAATCCTTAATCCTTTCCTACCCCCTTTCTAGTAATAGCAAAGAACAAGATTTTATAAGATGGATTTATTCTAAGAATGGTTGTTTCAACATTAAGTCAGCTTACCATTTACAATTTAATAATGAACATGCTACAACCTCCAATAACATAGCTTGGCAAAAGATTTGGAGGATTATGAGCCCCTATAAATATAAGATGTTACTTTGGAATTCTGCACACCAAATTCTGCCAGTAGCAGTGAATTTAAATCGTTTTCTTCCGCAAATTTCTCCTACTTGTTCCAGGTGCCATTTGCATGCAGAAGATCATATCCACCTATTTAGGGATTGCCCTAAATCCAGTATTTTATGGTCCTATATTTTCCAACGTCTTTGGTCTGCTTCCAAATTTAACTTCAATTCTTTCTACAATTCTGATTGGACGGAATCGATTATCTTCAATTTAAACAACTCTATGAAATggaaaaatatttttataaCTGCAGTTTGGCAGATTTGGCTCTCTAGGAATAGAGCGGTTTTTTATCTTAAGATGAAATCTGCTCTCTCTCTTTATAATGCCTTTTATGTGGATTGGAGTTTTGCTAACATTTGTTCACAGGGAAAGGAATTAGGTGCCAATCAAGTTCCTGGTTTGACTAAGAAGACATGGTTCCCCCCAAAGGAAGGAGTAATGAAATTGAATGTGGATGGAGCATGGAAATCAGATGCAGTTTCTGGTGGTGGAGGAGTTTTTCAGAAGATCCACTGGTTCCTGGTTTGTGGGATTCTCCAGTAA